The Carettochelys insculpta isolate YL-2023 chromosome 18, ASM3395843v1, whole genome shotgun sequence genome window below encodes:
- the PLA2G1B gene encoding phospholipase A2: MKFILILLVSVGAASATTTPWALWQFRDMIKCTIPTSNPLLDFNNYGCYCGFGGSGTPVDALDRCCQVHDHCYSQAKQHPDCKGLLDNPYTEVYAFSCSGSTITCNTKNDGCEMFICECDRQAAICFAGAPYNPAYKDLDPALCP; this comes from the exons ATGAAATTCATCCTCATTCTCCTGGTTTCAG TGGGTGCGGCCAGCGCCACTACCACCCCCTGGGCTTTGTGGCAGTTCCGTGACATGATCAAATGCACCATCCCAACCAGCAACCCACTACTGGATTTTAATAACTATGGCTGCTACTGTGGTTTCGGAGGCAGCGGAACACCAGTGGATGCCCTTGACAG ATGCTGTCAGGTGCATGATCACTGCTATTCTCAGGCCAAACAGCACCCAGATTGTAAAGGACTCCTGGACAACCCCTACACAGAAGTGTATGCCTTCAGCTGCTCAGGCAGCACCATTACCTGTAATA CCAAGAACGACGGATGCGAGATGTTCATCTGCGAGTGCGACCGCCAGGCCGCCATCTGCTTCGCGGGGGCGCCCTA